The genomic window CAATGAAACatcaaacttttcatttaatatttccaaCTGTGTTCTTAAGTCAGTATAATATGTAGAGTCACTATAAAGCTAGACCCAAAGTAgttattttccttcctattcaaAGATAGGACTattgacaaataaaaatattaacttgcTTTTGAATAAATTCCACACTTGGCAAAAGGGCGGGGGCAGCCTTTTACTTTGAAAGCATTGTTTGCTCTACAAAATGTATCACCATAAGTTTAaatttatcaaattaaatttagatataatttttcagAGACAAGTATCATGTATAAAGTGAAGTAGACTTTAGTGTCTATGGACAGTGTGGCCAAAAAGACTGGATAGTCCAaaagccttttttcttttttttttccaaaagccTTTTGAcagtatatatttacatttagtCAGCTGAAACACTACCCAGTTCTATTCACATCTATTGAGTTCTATCCACATCTATTGATTGCTGTTTCCCAGTTATATCTCATttgaacatgtttttttttttagttttcttttttttttttgcaaggcaaatagggttaagtggcttgcccaaggccacacagctaggtaattattaagtgtctgagaccggatttgaacccaggtactcctgactccagggctggtgctttatccactgggccacctagccgcctttgAATATGTCTTTTAAGTGCTCATGCACCTACTCTGCTTGCACTTCATAGAATTACTGTAGATCAGTGTATCTTCTTGGAATACCCATTTTTATCCATTGAAGCTATTTAGTATTACTCTAAtttgatgaaatgattgattttcAGAACCTTGTTAATGAATCTGACACAATTGAATTCTGTATTGCTAGTtaagagtttttttaattgataatttgaATAGGTTGGGTCAACCTACATAAATTAttgaaatttcagaattattgatCATAAGAAGTAATTTCTTTTACAAATTGATAACTGGACATTTCATATTAGTTTGTTCCATGCTAACTTTTGAAGGAATTAACTGATAATAATAGCATAATAGTACagatttagcattttaaaatttgcaaagtgctttacatatgtcACCttattttgattctcacaacaagccAGTAAGGatggtattattatccctatttctgaatgaggaaatttccactgacttgtccagggtcacacagcttgtctCATgaatgatttgaatccaggtgtttctgactcaaaatccagcAGTGTATCTATTATATTAGGATTAATTTTGTATTAAGTGTATCAAGAAACACTTCAGCTGGTTTTCCTGGAACAAAGTGGCAgctaataaaagtttttaaatggagatcttatataatataatagatttttaaagatatttaactgatgggtatcccctttATTATAAGTGGTTACATAGTTAAGATCCACAATccatgaataaactgaggcccagagaggcaaTATCAATTGACCTAAGTCACATAACTTATAAGAAATAAGGTCAGCACTTGAATCCAGTGTCCTTTCCACCATACTATGTCAACTATAGTGTTGTAAATAAATAAACCCATGATTTCACtggcatatgaatattttttttcctctgtgttcTTTTGACTAGCTATTTGTGAATTGACCATCaaggacacagagacagaaaagtaTTGCAGCTTTATTTACTAAGAATGAGACACGATCTATCAGTTGAATGAATAGGGACATGTCTGTTATAGAATGGAGGgccaacttaaccccattgtcttgaaaaaaaataaactcaaaatggaGGGACAGAAAATCTTTATGTGTAAATCTGTCCAGATCTTGATCTACAGATCTCGATCACTATCTAGATCTAAAGATACAActatatctttttcatttatctacCTATCATCCAACTTTCTATCTacttctatcatctatctatctatctatctgtatttaCCTATCATCTGCTGTACCTAACTCTCATTTAACTATCTGtcatctctatatatctatcatcCTACTATATCTCTCAGACTTATCTGTCTTTactatttatctatctctattaTTGATCTATCATTTCTATTATCATCTCTtctgtctctatatctatctttatcaattttcccaacatttatCTACATATATGCTTATTTATCTCCCTATCATATGTATCATCTATTATTTCTATCATTcagctctcttcctcctccttttccctgtttctctcttcttccaagtTAATTAAGAAACAGTTCAGGAAGCTTTAAACCTGTTGATCAGTTTTTCCAAGAATAGTTCATAATTACTGGGGTCCCCATACAGCAGTAAATGGCATTGGAAGTGCCTTGAAGCAGGATCTACacacatctacacacacacacacacacacaaatacacacacagcAGTGACAGTTCCACCCTTGAAGACTCTTGGGATTCAGGGAACCAGATTGTGACCTCTTTCACCTGGAACATTATCCATGCCATATGGATAGTGATGGAGGAAAGATGGATGTGTTTACTCTGGGAACCCTGGGCTAAACTGGATAATATGTTTGGGGTCTCTGGACCTATCCTGGTGTTTGGACTCACCAGATTCCAAAATAAAGTAACTGAGACCATGAGTAAATTTTAGTCAGAATGCAAGGTGAAACTCCACTTAAGATACTTATTgccacatttaataaatgcctgctaTACTCTGTGTTAAACTTTGAAgatgcaaaacaaacaaaaaaaaccccaaaacaaaacacaacccCTGTCTGCAAGGAACTTGTGATCTAATGGAgaagtgtagtggatagagtactagctttgcagtcaggaggacaggagctcaaatgtgacctcctagcagtgtgaccttaggcaagtcacttaaccctgattgcttcacatccagaatcatctccagttgtcctgatttatatctggacactggacccagataattctggaggagaaagtgaggttagtgacttagtacagcatcccctcactcaaatctaattgatgtgcttgtcatggcatcacctccctgatggatTGGTCTTCAAGAatcaaggacaaacattattgatTAAGAAAGGGAAGGTACAAGAATTAAGAGCGAGGTTGGGAAAGCCTTTCTTGTAGGAGAAGGGATTTTtgttggaatttaaaaaaagtccAGCAAGTCAataggtggagatgaggagggagaacatggggggggggctgggggggacAAAAGCTGGATAGGAAGGACAGTAGGAGAAAattcctggagtcaagagatggagtgttttgttCACTGAGCAGAATAAAGGTCAGAGTCACTAGATCTAAGAGTAGCAAtctacaataaaataatttttttaaatggaaatgtcAACtctaaaaaatttgagaaaatgtgaaactcaacactaaatttttttttcctgttgatttGTAGTCCTTTGGGGCAGCTATCCGTTTATTGTAAATCCTCTATAGTTATTTCAAGAAAGTACAAGGTTATTTGCCGCTCATTGGTGTTAATCTAGGCCTTAGTACAATGTCTTGCACATACTTTAATATGTCAAAAAGATCCTTGATTTGATTGTCATGGGTTCTCTCTCCACCCTAAGATAAATCTTTGTGAGTTATTGTGATCAAAAAATGAACGTAGCACCTTGCGCCTCACCTTTTGGTGATAAGCTTCTCCAGATTTAGCTATTTTGGACCTTGGGTGACAGACAATACAGCTTGTCCCTGGCTGAGTACTCCAAGTTTTTCCAGCTGGGTAGGATCTGCCAGAGCTTGTGCTGGGCTGGCATGTGGCCTTCCAgcatccagggtcacctccactCCACACTGAGGTACGGGGACTTCAGTGGAGTTCCTAGGAGAAGCTTCCTTAGATCTTTGTGGACAGTGAGTACGTTTTTCCTAGGGTGGATGGAAGGAggctcttcccttcccttcccttccccacccctcaaGGCATAGTTGACTTccaaaaataattcacatttataaagcacttttattTGATGAGGTATTTATGACTTGTTAACATGAATCGTATTACTAAGagggatttttccttttttccttcaaactCCCCAATGCTCCTTGTAAAACACGGAGCGAGCCCCCTGATAGCTTTGGTCTCCAGGCTTCTGAGCCATCCGCAAGCGTCACCCGGCCCTGCCGGCTCTTCTGCAGGGTCTCGTTTAAGTGGCCTTTAAACAAATTCCCTTTAATAAAAACTGCACCATAAAAACGTAATGAGTCCGGCCCTCGATTGGGGCCGGGGCGGGCTCGGCGGGGGGGGCAGCGGCTTCAGCACCGCCCGGCGCATTTCTGTTTGCTCGTCCCCACttcgggcggggcggggcggggcgggccgggccgcGGGGGCAGGTGCGAGGGCCCGGGGGGCCGGCGGGCCGCGGGGGCCGCCGCTCCGGCCCCGGCCGCTCGAGGCTCCGCCCCAGGCAGGGCGCAGGGCGGGCAGTGCTCGGgggcccgccccccccccccccccccccgccgcggCCCGAGCCCCCGTCCCCGCCCGCCCGGCCGGCCGCCCGCGGAGGGGGAGGAGGCCGCCGCGGCCGCCGTGGCCAGAGCCGCGGGAGCCGCCGCCGCGCTGCGCTCGCGTGTGAGCGCTCTCCGCCCTCcgccctcctttcccctccctccgcCCGCCCGGGTCGCGGCGGGGCCGTGGCGTACGTGCAGAGCGCGCAGAGCGAGTGGCGCCCGCCCGCCCTCTTCTCCCCTCCGccagccgggccgggccgggccgggccgggcccagAGGCGAGGCGGCCGCCGCCGCGGAGGGGGCCGAGCGCCGGGAGCCGGGGCGCCGCGGGGGCGAGGGCCCGGCGGGCCGCCGCGGGGGCGCATGGCGCACTAgcggcccccgccccggccccccgcccGCGCCCGCCCTCCCGTTCCTCCCTCGAGCCCGGCCGGGGTCGCCGCCGCCATGGCCAATGACAGCGGCGGGGCCGGCGGGCTGAGCCCGAGCGAGCGGGACCGGCAGTACTGCGAGCTGTGCGGGAAGATGGAGAACCTCCTGCGCTGCAGCCGCTGCCGCAGCTCCTTCTACTGCAGCAAGGAGCACCAGCGCCAGGACTGGAAGAAGCACAAGCTGGTGTGCCACGGCGGCGCGGCCGAGCCCGGGCCCGGCGGCGCGGGAGGCCGCCCCCAGCCCCGGCCCGCCGCGGCCTCCCCGCACCCCGCGACGCCGCCCAAGGCCGCCGGGGCCGGCCTCCGGGAAGCCAGgagagcggcggcggcggcggcgcagCAGCAGCGGCGGCGCCGGGACGCCGCCTCCCCGGAGGCCGCCAGCGCCGCGGCCACGGGGgaggcgccgccgccgccgcccgcctcCGCGGCCGCCCCGGACGCGGCCGCCCCGGTGCCCGCGGCCGGCAACGGCCAGGGCCCGGCGGCGGGGCCCGCGGAGGCGGAACCGGGCCGGGACGAGTCCCAGCTGAGCCCGCCGGGCCTGGGGCTGATGCTGAGGCCCAACGGGCAGACGAAGCCGCTGCCGGCGCTGAAGCTGGCGCTGGAGTACATCGTGCCCTGCATGAACAAGCACGGCATCTGCGTGGTGGACGACTTCCTGGGCAAGGAGACCGGCCAGCAGATCGGCGAGGAGGTGCGGGCCCTGCACGACACGGGCAAGTTCACCGACGGCCAGCTGGTCAGCCAGAAGAGCGACTCCTCCAAGGACATCCGGGGCGACAAGATCACCTGGATCGAAGGCAAGGAGCCGGGCTGCGAGACCATCGGGCGCCTCATGAGCAGCATGGACGACCTGATCCGCCACTGCAACGGCAAGCTGGGCAACTACAAGATCAACGGCAGGACGAAAGTAAGTGCGGGCCCGGGGCGCCGGCCGCCGCCCCTTCCTCACGTGCTGTCATTGCCCCGGCGCCCCGGGCCCGGGCATCGCCCCCCTGCGCAGTGCCCTCAGGCGCCCGACCCCCTTCCCGAGCTGCCTGTGCTTGCTCCTTCCCAAGTTGGCGGCTCTCTGTCCCAAAACTAGCTCCCTGGGGAAAGTTAgggtacccccccccccccccccgggaagCCTCGCTACACTACCCGGGACCTGTTTGCATAAACTCTTAAATTCCAGTGATTCACCAGATTATGGTTGACACAGCTAATTGCCTTGTACTTCTGGCAAATGTGTCTATTggctacaaaaatgaaaaaaaaaatcacctgaatGGCCGGTTAACCGACATCAACTGGCTCCTTCTTGTGGCCCCTTTTGCTTTTCAAGTCTCACTAAAGCAGGTATATtttgagcaaaatattttatcagGTTTTCCTTTAGGTTTGATTACATTTGAATGGCTTCCTTTGtgtttttcccttcctatttttcttttgtccccATAATATAATCATATCTCTAATCTTTTGCCTTATGATAAAGTACAGTAAACATTAATCCCAGTCTTTTCCTTCTATAATATACTCTTGcagttttttttctcctgttattATACTCAGAAGCACTCCCTGGCTGTTTCCATGAGCCCTGTAGTAGTGTTAAGAAAGAGAAACAGTAGACAAGTACCTACTAATTTGTTTTTCTGGAATTGTTCACAGAAAAGCATGTGTATTGTGAATCTGTTAATATTATAGATCAGTCTAGTTTTAGATTTATGTAAGTTGTTTATAGCTTTTtcctaacattttaaaaacacttcTCAGTGTTTTTATTCTACCATTTactataaatgtgtgtatataaatacatatatgtaaatgtatgtatatggtTTCATCAAGTATTTTGTTATTACTGAACAGTTTTAGAtgcctcctttcccccttcccaatCCCTGTCAACCTATACTCAACTTCTTCCCTAAAAAATCTTAAGGAAAAGACAGATCCAAAAGAATTACAGCAGCTTCGTTGTTAAATTGAGACATCCGAAATTCAAATGGCCTTACCTGACAGATTTTTATCataaacttaataaaaaaaaagatcaaactgtcaataaagtaatttcatttatttttgaataaaatctGTTATAAAAAAATTGTGCAGCGGTATTGACCAAACTGGGTTGTTGAAATAGTTTGCTGAGTGATAATATATGGTATAGGATATAATATAAAGGTTACCTACATTCATACTTGAGGTATGAATCTAAGGTGTAATCTTGAGTTTTTTGAATGAGATAATTCAAAATCTGGCGTGTTCACTGCTCAGTAGTTGAGCTTTCCAGGTTAGCAGTattgaaggaaagggaaggatggTCTCTTATCTTTGTGTTCAGCTGACTTGCCAGGGGAAGGGGCTGTAgtctcaaaagcttttttagaGTTGTTGTTTCCCTAGGGAGATCATTGTGAGGAAGTGGCCACCTGCTTCCTTTGGAATCCCCTTAGCAGAAGAAACAGTGGCTTTAAAACCATTCAACTGTAGCCATCTTCACATGGTAGTTACTAGAGCTAACATGAAGGTGAAGTTTGTCTtgcagatttgaacttgtgtttGCTATCCAAGTATTAGGAATATTTAATTCCAGCATACAGTCATCATCAGGATTTCTATTGTAATTCTTCTtgataggatttttaaaaaaaatgtgaaggaaaaatCTAAAGGACTAAGATGAGAGTTGAAGGTCAGAGTCCCTGATAAGACAATACCTTTGTTTAAAGGCCACTAACTTCATCCTTAACTCTGATCAAAATGTCTTGCAAGGGTGAGAAACTGTTAATCTTTTAGCTCTACCTAGAGTtttcttggagaaaaaaatatatcagcAAACAAAAAGCCATCTCATCCCTGCTAGTCTGATGACTGATCCCATACCTGAATGGTCTAAGAGtatttaggtggttttttttttaggttttttgcaaggcaaatggggttaagtggcttgcccaaggccacacagctaggtgattattaagtgtctgagaccagatttgaacccaggtactcctgactccagagctggtgctttatccactccgccacctagctgccccacgagtatttaggttttttaaaaaaacataaaatgtttattttaggCAGTCCTTCCAAAAGATGCTTGCTTCATTTTTGTAATAACTGTTAACCAAATTAGTTTTGCTATCAGCATAAGAAGAACAGGAAAGCTTGGATATAGTGAATGATTGTAAAAAAGGGCTGCAGTTACTACCagtaatctactttttaaaaaatatgatagacttgaatttttaaaatctgaatatTGAAGACTGCAAAGTCTGTGGCACTCTAGGATTGGGGCATAGCTAAAATCACCATATAATCTGAACCAAAAAAAATAGACTATATCCTCTGACAAAGGCTATtccttttgaacattttttaaagcatatgTTTTCCTAGAAATTTGGACAATCTTGGAAAATCTGGCATAAGATAGTAACTTGAAGGAATTGTAGATTgagtagaaatttaaaaaatgaggtaaCTAGCTAATTGTTCTTATACAAGGAAATGGACATCAACTTCAAAATCACTCTTTAGAATACTTAATTGTTTTAGATGTGTATCTGTCTGTATGTATAGAGGGGGGAAAAGATTATAGTAGAATAAGAGAAACTACTGTGATATACACCAGGTTCAACCTCTTCCCATGATGCTCTTcctgtttcatttcttttgagccCTTCTCATTgtgttttctcccttttctgttCTTTGACAACTTGTACATTTTCTGCTCTGTCATTCCCcttttcctaatctttaaaatctGTACTGAGTCCAAAATAGTTAACTCTtgttaaatagaaaaatgtgaaaatctaAAGTGGTATTGAGGATagatgaagaggaaagaagaaaggcaaaataaagAGTGTCACAAATGTTTTGAGGATTATTTACTTCCCTGTgagagatttaaaaattaattggtcaCCCTGAATCACTTCTCCATTTGAGGGggaaaatgaattataatttattcatttaataactTGTATAAGATACATATTGTTTTGTATATGCTAACATTTTTACATAAATTAATCCTGGGGGCAAATAAAAGAAGTTGAAAGGTATTTGAAGAAAAGGAGCAAAATGAGGGAAGATAAAGCAGCCAGTACAGATTTATCATCAGGTTTCCAGTTAGGTAATGCTATCTTAATCCGGGAGTAGGATATGTATTCATGTATAGTTCTAAAATCGGTTGGAATCGACTTAGAAGAAGAAATCGTGGTTGGATGAAGCAGGCATCAAAAAACACTTTTTTCCTCCTAACCTTTACAACTTCTGGCAGTGTTTCTCTAATGTTGGCTCCTCATATGTACAAATTGAAGGAGCTTGTTTAATAGCTATATCAGAGTTTATGATCAAATTTCCCTATGGCAGAAGAAGCTAAAAACATTTTCAGTTAAAAAGTATACTTAATATCAATTGCTCAAAGCACAATTTTTAAGAAAGGAGCTATGTTCAACTTTGGAACCTTTCAAATGTTGTttagttaaaaatataaataaatgttgtctaataagtatttttttgcagaatattttcacatatattctCATTTGCTGTTTACAGGTTATTTGAAAGATTtcttacatattatatacatttacagTTCTTTAATCTACagtcaaaatagaaataatttctatAGACTTGCCTGTTTTCCATAAACACACCAAacttaaattgtatttttctctctcttgattcccctcattttcttctctctgaacTTCTTATGTAGGCTATATTTCTAAACACTTAACTTTATTATATTGTCAGTAGTACATATCttcactttcatttatttttcacagAGTAtgagatttctcattttttttatagcTTTTGTTAAATTCCCACTCTTCATCTCTTCAATCCATTCTTTTCCACTTGTGTCAAGTTCTAGGTTTCTCCTCCCTCTCATCTATTTAttgtaaatctttatttttatttattattatttttttaaaagatatattggTCTCCTTTggtattttcttctcttaactTCCCAAGTAGTTGtcacttctctgaacctcagatgGACCATTTTTTTTGAAGCTAgactctctttctcctttccttaacTAGAATGACAATCTCCCTGAGGTTGTTATTATTCTTGGTCCTTATCAAACTATCTTACATTTATTTAACTGTTTACAAGTTGCTTCCTTTAGTGATATATAAaatccttgagagtaggaactatttcatttttgtccttttttatccCTTCTTCATCTTGCACAGAGTGGGCATTAATTGTTGAATTGTGTTCATGCTATGTGACCTACCTACATTCTTGACTGTTTTCTTAGTTCTTCTTTGTCATGTTCCCCTGTTCTTCGCCCTTTTCTTTGAACGTCGGTGGCTTTCTTTTGGATAGATGTTATCAcaacaatttcatttttccttttattttgggttttggaCTAGCTAAACTCAGGAATACTGGTATGTTCTTTGGGCAATTTATGTAGTTAAATGTCCTTTGACATAGAAGTTACATGGATTAGAAGTCAagtatcctgagttcaaatcccatacCATCCATTTCTAGCTATATGATTTTGAACAAACAACCTCTTTgcgtttcagttttctcatttgtagaatTAGATATCACCTGTTACCTACTCACAGAGTTGTTCtgatgattaaaaatatttagctATAAGGATGATAGGTCCTGGGAAGGAGAAAGCATAGTTACCACTGATGAAGTGTAAAAATTCATACACAAttcaaaaggtaaaagaaatggaaaaattcaccTCTCACTCCTTTTTTTGAAGATTGGAATCTCTCTGTTTTACCCAAGCTGAAACTGTGGCAGCCACTTGTAGTCTGATCCTCTTGCTTATTGGCTTTTTGACCTGCTCTCTTTCATTCCTTGGGCAGACTCGTAGCCTTCCCTGCTCTCCAAGGGCTCACACTATTTTGCTGCTGGATTTAATATTGACAACTGAGAGGTTCAGTCCTGCTGCAGCAGCCTGGAGCTCCAGAGTTCACACACTCCTCCAAGCTCAGCCTCCCCTGAAGCCGGGTTACATACAGTATTTGTCAGCACTCCTGGCAAGTTGATTCTTTCAGAAAAGCTCATAATCCTTATAGAAGACAAAATGAATTTTACCTTCAGTAtctcttgtctttttcttcctttcttataacCAACTCTTTCCCCCCTACCccaattttttctcctcttcactttttattttattaattgatgTCTGACTCATAACCGTGATCCTGGTCAAAGCTGTAATAAGCATATAAATATTATGTGTACTCTTAAGTTGACTAATGTTACTGTTGATATAGTTATTTGAAAAAGAACTGTGGTATTTATGTCCTATATGGAGTCACTAATCCTCTATTTCTTTCACCTTTTGAATTGTGCATGAATTTTTATACTTCTGCATCAGTGGTAGCAATGGTTTTTCCATCCCTGCACATATTATCCTTATAGCTAAATCTCTTTTAATCATCAGAACAACACTGTGAATAGGTATAGGTGATATCTAATTGTATAAACAAGAAATTGGACTCAGAGACTGGGTTACTCAAAATCATATAGCTAGAGAATGGATGGTATGGGATGTGAATGCAGGTTACTTGACTCCtaatccatttatttttccactaacatttcaattttctatttctgttttggtGATTTCATGGGAAAAGATCTCCTAGGAAGTTAAGCTAATAAAGTATGGTTCACATAAAAATAAGAGTTTAGGATTGTAGGACCACATGTAATTCATGAGAGTGGGTGCAAGCATGGGATTTAAATTGCCTTAGAGGGGTgcctgggtggcgcagtggatagagcaccggccctggagtcaggaatacctgagttcaaatccggcctcagacacttattacctagccgtgtggccttgggcaagccacttaaccccattgccttgcaaaaacctaaacaataataataataataataataataataataataatataaaataaattgccTTAAAATTAGAGACAAAAGATAAGtcaaaaataaatgatcattgtTCAAGTGTGGTACTAGAGAACAAGAATAAAGAGAGGAGTAAAATGATGTTATAGTAATTTATGTTTATTGTGATTCTCAGCATAAATAATATTAGCTTTATATTAAAAAGTCAATATTATAAGTGCAATGCTATTTATAAagatttctgtctttttttcctgtctttttttttttttttgcaaggcagtggttaagtggcttgcccaaggccacacggctaggtaattcttaagtgtctgagactggatttgaacccaggtactcctgactccagggccagtgctttatccactgccccacctagccacccaatttctgtcttttaaaaaaaaaacatgggaacTGAAATGGGGGGGCCGGGAAATCCTCTGCTGtttggaaaaaatgttctaactagAGCTAGGTATTCTCTTGGGATTTTAGAGGCAAGTTTTTACTCTAGTTATAGAGCAGACCTGAGTGTAGTTGAGTAGTTTGACCCAAAAGATTATTGGGGGGAAACTCAAAGATTATTAAAGGCACAAAGTCTAATTTTGATATGGTTATTAATGCTGGAAGTAATTAGTTCCTATAATACTTTTTGGCAGAGCTgttgatctatttttttaatttaatgcatttaatagtgtttttccaattacatgtaaagatagttttcagtattcattttttaaagattttgagttccagatttttctctatccctccttttcctcctacatgtccaatcatgttaaacatatgtccacattagttatgttgtgagagTTGGAACCAAAAGGAAGAACTACAAGAAGGGGGGGGTGAAAATAGTAcacttcaatctatattcaaacTTCATAATTTTTCTCCGGATGTAggtggcattt from Macrotis lagotis isolate mMagLag1 chromosome 2, bilby.v1.9.chrom.fasta, whole genome shotgun sequence includes these protein-coding regions:
- the EGLN1 gene encoding egl nine homolog 1; translated protein: MANDSGGAGGLSPSERDRQYCELCGKMENLLRCSRCRSSFYCSKEHQRQDWKKHKLVCHGGAAEPGPGGAGGRPQPRPAAASPHPATPPKAAGAGLREARRAAAAAAQQQRRRRDAASPEAASAAATGEAPPPPPASAAAPDAAAPVPAAGNGQGPAAGPAEAEPGRDESQLSPPGLGLMLRPNGQTKPLPALKLALEYIVPCMNKHGICVVDDFLGKETGQQIGEEVRALHDTGKFTDGQLVSQKSDSSKDIRGDKITWIEGKEPGCETIGRLMSSMDDLIRHCNGKLGNYKINGRTKAMVACYPGNGTGYVRHVDNPNGDGRCVTCIYYLNKDWDAKVSGGILRIFPEGKAQFADIEPKFDRLLFFWSDRRNPHEVQPAFATRYAITVWYFDADERARAKVKYLTGEKGVRVELNKPSDSIGKDVL